Genomic DNA from Deltaproteobacteria bacterium:
AATGATCTTTGTGCCTCCCTGAGTCTTCCTTCCCGCAAAATCTCCTCTCTTTTGTGCTCGTCTTCTTTTCCTCCCCTGGACACCATGATTGGATAAAGACGGGCGTATTTCTCTGCCTCCAAGACATTCCGCCGGGCCAGGACCCCGCTCCTTAATCCCTTGAACCTTCGGGCCTGCTTCGCCCGGTAGATGCTCTCCTGCAGCAGCGTTCTTCGTCCGGAAGCAGACTCCCAAAGTGGACGATTCTTTCTTCTTTCAATCCTGCGGGCAACAGCAGACCGGCTGATTTTCTCATTGCGGGTCAGGATCGCGTCGATTTCTTCACGACTGAATTCCATATCCCGCCTGAACCTTTGATTGAATCTCTGAGATGGACGAAGCTGCACAGAAGGGCCTGCATCGGGCTTTCCCCGGGGATAGACACGAATCGACTTCACGGGATGATTCCCGAGAAGATCAACAGTTGAGGAAAAGACCATGGCATAACTCTCCCGTCCGATTAATTTTTTGAGCCCCGCTTCCATAGGGAGATCCCTGAAATGAACCGTCCGGGGAAGGTCAAGGAGTGACTTCTCAACAGAAATGGAGATCCCCGTTTGACGGGCAACCGATTCCATAATGGATTCCATCGTCTCCCCCGTCAGTGTTGCACTCATACAGCCGGCATGGATGGAAAGAGAAATTCCGGAATACTCAGGGTCCGATGGCCCTGCAGCCGAGAGGGAGGATAAAGAAAAACTCATTGTCATCCCGGCCAGAAAGGTCGAGAGAAACAGAGCCCTGACGAATAGACGTACAAACCGAGGCATGATCCACTCCGGTTGAATAATCATGTATAGGGAAAGCGAGTATTGTGACCCCGCGCGGATCATAAAAGCCCGGGAGTCTTACACCTTATCGGAGAGAGAGAAGAAGACTTTAGCTTTTTTCAGCTTTACCGGGAGAAAAAGGGCAAGCGGGTCAAGCCCCCTGATGCACTTCAGGCCGAATATCGACAAGAACGGCCTGTACCGAACGCTTTCCATTAAAATCGTTGAAGCGCAGATGGCAGAGGAGATCCGAGGAGGGCGCAGCCGTGAGAGGGTCGGCATACTTCCCAAGGTTAAATCCGATGACATTCAAAAGACCCTTTCCGCAGGGAACCTGGAAACGAAGGTGTGCCTCACCAACAATGCATACCGACTGCGGTCTGACGCCGGAGAGTTGAAAAACCGGTTCCGGGTTCCCGATCCCGAAGGGCTTGAGCTTCTCCAGTTCCCCCAGGAGTTCCGGGGTGACCTGTTCCGGCACGAGGGAATCGTCAATGGAAATTGAAGGAACCAGGGTCTCCGCATCAAGGGTCTCTTCCGCATAATGGTTGACCGCATCCCGGAATGCGGGAATCCTTTCCCAGGCCACGGTCAACCCCGCCGCCACTTCATGCCCCCCGAACCCCTGCAGGTACTCCCCTCCGGCTTCAAGGGCGCGGTAAAGAGAGAACCCGGAGATACTTCGCCCGGAACCTACGCCCATACCATTTTTCCGGGCAATGAGAATCGTCGGCCGATAAAATCGTTCCACCATCCGGGAGGCAACAATCCCGATCACCCCCGGATGCCAGTCTTCGGAGGCCAGGACGATAACCTTGCCCTCACTCCCTTCCCGCTCCATCCTTTCCAGTGCCTCGGCAAAGATTTTCTTTTCAATCTCACGGCGGCGGAGGTTCTCTGTATTAAGCATCGCTGCAAGCTCCTCAACCTCCTCCGGATCGTCGGAAACCAGCATTCGAAGCGCAAGCATTGCATCCCCCAGTCGGCCTGCTGCATTGATTCTGGGCGCCAGGGCAAACCCGACCTGTCCCGGGGTAACCACAGAACCCCGGATTCCCGCGGCATTCACCAGCGCCCGTATCCCCCGGTTCCTGCTCCGCCCGATCTCGGCCAGGCCATGCCGGACCAGGATCCGGTTTTCCCCAACGAGCGGAACCACATCCCCGATCGTTCCGAGTGCAACCAGGTCGAGGACCTCCCTCAAGTTGGGAAGGTCCCGGCGGCCGTCACTGTTTTTCTCCCGCAGGAGGGCCCGAACCGCGACCAACAGGGCGAAGGCCAGACCGACGCCGGAAAGCATCGCAAAATGTCCGGCACGGGCCGGCTCCATTTTCGGATTGACCAGATAAGGAGTCTCCGGCAGCACCTCCGGCGGTTCATGATGATCCGTCACAATCACATCGATCCCCGCCTTCCGGATCTGCGCAATCTCCTCCCTTGCAGAGATCCCGTTGTCTACGGTAATCAGGAGCTTTGCCCCGGTTTCCACAATCCGGGGA
This window encodes:
- the recJ gene encoding single-stranded-DNA-specific exonuclease RecJ, producing the protein MRTSLLGKYWKFREHDEEQVRDLSDALGVSSLTAAVLRHRKITSREEGRIYLNAGLSDLSNPLEIPGIVPAAERMVAALERKDRICIFGDYDVDGVTATALLVRILNRLGADVTCLLPNRLKDGYGLHRAVIPRIVETGAKLLITVDNGISAREEIAQIRKAGIDVIVTDHHEPPEVLPETPYLVNPKMEPARAGHFAMLSGVGLAFALLVAVRALLREKNSDGRRDLPNLREVLDLVALGTIGDVVPLVGENRILVRHGLAEIGRSRNRGIRALVNAAGIRGSVVTPGQVGFALAPRINAAGRLGDAMLALRMLVSDDPEEVEELAAMLNTENLRRREIEKKIFAEALERMEREGSEGKVIVLASEDWHPGVIGIVASRMVERFYRPTILIARKNGMGVGSGRSISGFSLYRALEAGGEYLQGFGGHEVAAGLTVAWERIPAFRDAVNHYAEETLDAETLVPSISIDDSLVPEQVTPELLGELEKLKPFGIGNPEPVFQLSGVRPQSVCIVGEAHLRFQVPCGKGLLNVIGFNLGKYADPLTAAPSSDLLCHLRFNDFNGKRSVQAVLVDIRPEVHQGA